The DNA sequence GACCCGCCGCTGCTGGCCACGGCGGTGATGGCGTTTTCCAGCGCCTGGCGGGTGATGATCCGGCGCGGCCGACGGTCCGCCCGGAGGACGTCCATCGCCAGCCGCCCGACGGCTTCGGCGGCGCCGTCCTTGGCTCCGTAGACCGCGGGAATCTCGTTCGCCCCCAGGGGGGAGATCCCCAGGAACTCGCACGCCATCGCCATGGTGTTGGCGGTGAACTGCCCCCCGCACGCTCCCGGCCCCGGGCAGGCCGCGGCCTCCAGCCGCCGCAGCTCCTCCAGGGTGATCCGGCCGGCGTGGTAGGCGCCGACCGCCTCGAAGACGTCCTGGATGGTCACCGCCCGCCCGTCCACCTCGCCCGGCAGGATCGAGCCGCCGTAAATCATGACCGCGGGAAGATCCAGCCGGGCCAGGGCCATCACGGTGCCGGGGATGGTCTTGTCGCATCCGGAAATCGCCACCAGGGCGTCCAGCGAGTAGCCCCGGGCCACCAGCTCGATGGAGTCGGCGATCACCTCGCGGCTGACCAGGGAGGTGCGCATGCCCTCCGTCCCCATGGAGATGCCGTCGGAGATGGCGATGGTGTTGAACTCTACCGGAGTCCCCCCCGCGGCCCGCACCCCGGCGCGGACCGCGTCCGCGAGCCGGCGCAGGTGGACGTTGCAGGGCATCATCTCGATCCAGGTATTGGCGATGCCCACCAGGGGCTTGCGCAGGTCCTCCTCGGTCCACCCCAGGGCGTACATGTAGGCCCGGGCCGGCGCCCGGTCCGGGCCATCCAGCATCGGCGCGCTGCGGGCGCGCAGCGGCGCGCTCATCGCCTCACCTCCTCGTCCGCTCCCACTGCCTCGACCACGGCCGCGCCCACCTCCGCGGTGGAGGCCGTCCCGCCCAGGTCGGGCGTCCGCACGCCCGCGGCCAGCACCCGGTCCACCGCCTCCTCCACGGCCCGGGCGGCCCCCGCGTGCCCGGCGGCGTGGCGCAGCAGCAGCGCGGCGCTGAGGATGGCCCCCACCGGGTTGGCCACCCCTCTGCCGGCCAGATCGGGGGCGGATCCGTGGACGGGTTCGTACAGCGAGGGGGGATGATCCCCCAGGCTCGCCGAGGGCAGCAACCCCAGCGATCCGGCCACGGCGCCCGCGGCGTCGCTGAGGATGTCGCCGAACATGTTCTCGGTGACGACGACGTCGAACTGGGCCGGCGCCCGCACCAGCTGCAGGGCGCAGGTGTCCACCAGCATGTGTTCCACCCGCACGTCGGGCGCCTTCGCCGCCTCGGCGGAGACCACCTCCCGCCACAGACGGGAGGTCTCCAGGACGTTGGCCTTGTCCACCGAGGTGACCTTCCGGCGCCGGGCGCGGGCCAGGGCCATCGCCACCCGTGCCACCCGGGCCACCTCGGGGGCGGAGTACCGCATCGTGTCCACGGCTCCGTCGGCGGTCCGGCCGCGGGGCTGGCCGAAGTACAGCCCCCCGGTCAGCTCCCGCACGATCACCAGGTCCGTCCCGGCCACCACCTCGGGGCGCAGGGGGGAGGCCTCCACCAGGGCGGGCGTCACCCGCACGGGGCGCAGGTTGGCGTAGACCCCCAGGGCGCGGCGGAGCTGCAACAGCCCGGCCTCCGGCCGCGCCGGCCCGGGGAGGTGATCCCACCGGGGGCCGCCGACGGCTCCCAGCAGGACCGCGTCGCTGGCCCGGCAGATCTCCAGGGTCCGCTCGGGCAGGGGCACGCCGGCCGTGTCGAGGGCGGCTCCTCCTACGGCGGCTTCGCTGAACACCATCCGGATGCCGAACCGCCGCCCGGCGGCTTCCAGGACGGCGACCGCGTGCCGGATCACCTCCGGCCCGATGCCGTCCCCGGGCAGGAGGGCCACCCGGAGCTCAGCCGGCACGGGTGTCGAAGGTGTCCTGGATGCGCTCGATCACCCAGCGCAGCTCCGCCGGATCTGTGGGCTCGCGCCCCAGGTCGCGCGCCAGCGTCTCGGCCAGCGTCCGCAGCAACGATTCCAGGCGCTCGGCGCCCGCGGACAGGTCTCCCATCGGCGTCCTCCCCTACGCCCTGCGTCGCGCCAGCTCGGCCCGGACGTACCCGACCAGGCCCCCGGCGGCCAGCAGGCGCTGCATGAACTCCGGCACGGGCGTGCCGGTGTAGGTCTCCTGCCGGGTGAGGTTGCGAATCGTGCCCGCAGACAGGTCCACCTCCAGCTCGTCGCCGTCAGCCACGCGGCCGCGGGCTTCGCGGCACTCCACCACCGGCAGCCCGACGTTGAAGGCGTTCCGGTAGAAGATCCGGGCGAACGACGCCGCCACGATGCAGCTGATGCCCGCCCCCTTGATGGCCAGGGGGGCATGCTCCCGGGAACTCCCCTGGCCGAAGTTCTCGCCGGCCACCAGCACGTCGCCCGGAGCGATGCGGGACCGCAGGGCGGGATCCAGGTCTTCAAAGACGTACCGGGCCAGCTCGGCCGGATCGGTGGTGACCAGGTAGCGGGCCGGGATGATGATGTCGGTGTCCACGTGGTCGCCCACGACGTGGGCCCGTCCGCGCAGCGCCATGGCGTCTCCCCCCTACACCGCCGCCGTCTCCCCGACCACCTCATCGGGGTGCACCAGCCGCCCGGCCACGGCGGCCGCCGCGGCCACCGCCGCATTGCTGAGGTACACGCGGCTGCCCCGGTGGCCCATGCGACCGACAAAGTTGCGGCTGCTGGTCGAGACGCACACCTCGCCGTCGGCCAGCACGCCCATGTGGCCGCCGATGCAGGGCCCGCAGGTGGAGGTGCTGACCGCCGCCCCCGCGTCCAGGAAGATCTGCAGCAGCCCCTCCTCCAGGGCCTGCCGGTAGATGGCCGGAGTGGCGGGGATGACCAGCAGGCGGGTGGAGGGGTGTACCCGGCGGCCGGCCAGGATGCGGGCGGCGACCCGCAGGTCCTCGAGGCGGCCGTTGGTGCAGGTTCCGATGAAGCACTGGTCCACCCGCACCCCGGCCGCCTCCCGCACCGAGACCACGTTGCCCGGCGAGGAGGGAGCCGCCACCACCGGGTCCAGGGCGGCGGCGTCGTACTCCCGCACGTCGGCGTAGGCGGCGTCCGGGTCGCTGCGATAGACGGTGAACGGCCGGCGGGCGCGGGGGCGCACCCACGCCAGGGTCGTCTCGTCGGGCTCCATGATGCCGTTTTTGGCGCCGGCCTCGACCGCCATGTTGGTCACGGAGAACCGCTCGTCCATGGTCAGGTGCGCCAGGGTGTCCCCGGCAAACTCGAGGGCGGCGTACCGGGCGCCGTCCACCCCGATGTCGCCGATGACGGTCAGGACAAGGTCCTTGCCGGTCACCCACCGCCGCGGCCGCCCCCGGAACACAATGCGGATCGTTTCCGGCACCCGCAGCCACAGGCGGCCCAGGGCCAGGGCGGCTGCCAGGTCCGACGACCCCACGCCGGTGGCGAAGGCTCCCAGCGCCCCGTGGTTGCACGTGTGGGAGTCGGCCCCGATGAACACATCCCCGGGCACCACGTAACCCAGCTCGGCCAGCAGCACGTGGGCGATCCCCGCGCGGCCCACGTCGAAGAAGTGCGGCAGGCCGTGGGATGCCACGAACTCCCGGGTCACCTTGCACTGCTGGGCCGAGGCGATGTCCTTGTTGGGCACGTAGTGGTCGAGGACGAAGGCCACCCGGTCGGGATCGAAGACCCGATCCACGCCCATCTTCTGGAATTCCTGGATGGCCAGGGGCGCGGTGATGTCGTTGGCAAACGCGAAGTCCACCGGGCAGTCGATGAGGTCCCCGGGGCGCACCGAGGGAGCGCCCACGTGGGCGGCCAGGATCTTCTCGGTGATGGTCATGCCCATCGGCTCACCCCCGGGCCACCGGTGTCTCTCCGGCCGGGGCCCCGGCGCGCCGGTGGAGGATCTTGTTGACGGCCGCCAGATAGGCGCGGGCGCTGGCTTCCAGGATGTCGGTGCTGCTGGCCCGCCCCACCACCAGGTCGGCGTCCCACCGGACCTTCACCACCGCCTCACCCACCGCGTCGGCCCCCCCGGCGGCCGCGCGCACGGTGTAGTCCACCAGAGCCGGCCGCAGGCCCAGGGCGTCGCCGAGGGCCTCAAACAGCGCATTCACCGGCCCGTCGCCGGTGGCGGTCCGCTCGACCCGTTCGTCGCCCCGCGCCACCGCCACGGTGGCCTGAGGGGTCCGGCCGGTGCCGGTGGACACGGCGAAACGCACCAGGTCCCAGGTCCGGGGCGCCGCGGCGAACTGCTCCTCCACCAGGGCGATGACCTCGTCCGGGAGCACGGTCTTCTTGCGGTCGCACACGTCCTTGAAGCGGGCGAACGCCCGGTCCAGCTCCTCCGGCCCCAGATGGATGCCGGCATCCTGCAGGACCTTCTCGAAGGCGTGGCGGCCTGAGTGCTTGCCCAGCACCAGCCGGTTGGCGGGCAGCCCCACCGAGGCCGGGGTCATGATCTCGTAGGTGCGCCGATCCATCAGGACGCCGTGCTGGTGGATGCCGGCCTCGTGGGCGAAGGCGTTGGCGCCCACGATGGCCTTGTTGGGCTGCACGTCCACCCCGGTCAGGGCGCACAGGAGCCGGCTGGTGGGATAGATCTGGGTGGTGTCCACGCCGGTGGCCAGTCCCAGCAGGTCGGCGCGGGTGCGCAGGGCCATGATCACCTCCTCCAGGGCGGCGTTGCCGGCGCGCTCGCCGATGCCGTTGATGGTCCCCTCCACCTGCCGCGCGCCGGCCCGCAGGCCCGCGAGGGTGTTGGCGGTGGCCAGGCCCAGGTCGTTGTGGCAGTGCACGCTCACGGTCACCCGGTCCATGCCCGGGACCCGCTCCCGCAGGGTGGCCACGAGCGCCCCGTACTCGTCGGGCAGCGCATAGCCCACGGTGTCGGGGATGTTGATGACGGTGGCCCCTGCCCGGATGGCCGCCTCAAAGACCCGGCACAGGAAGTCGACCTCTGACCGGGTGGCGTCCTCGGCGGAGAATTCCACCTCCGGGGCCATCCGACGCGCCAGGGTCACCGCCTCCCGCGCGGCCTCCAGGACCTGCGCGGGGCTCATGCGGAGCTTGCGGGCCATGTGGATGGGCGAGGTGGCGATGAAGGTGTGCACCCGCGCCCGCTCGGCCGGCCGCACCGCCTCGGCGGCGGCCTCGATGTCCCGGGGGTGAGCCCGGGCCAGAGCGCAGATCACCGGGCCGCGCACCTCCCGGGCGATGCGCCGGACGCCCTCGAACTCCCCGGGCGAGGAGACGGGAAAGCCCGCCTCGATCACGTCCACGCCCAGCCGGGCCAGCTGGCGGGCCAGTTCCAGTTTTTCCTCCGGCCACAGGGAAAACCCCGGCGACTGCTCGCCGTCCCGCAGGGTCGTGTCGAAGATGGCCACCCGGTCTGCCACGGCGGGTCCCTCCCTCACGAGGCCGGCGCGGGGGCGCCTGCCTTCTTGCGGCGGCTCAGCCAGGGCATCATGGCGCGCAGCCGCCGCCCGACCTCCTCGATGGGATGGCGTTCCTCCTGGCGGCGCTGCTCCAGGAAGTTGGGGCGCCCGGCGCTGTTTTCGCTGACCCACTCCCGGGCGAACGTGCCGTCCTGGACCTCCCGCAGGATCCGCTTCATCTCCGCCCGGACCTTCTCGTCGATGATCCGGTGTCCCCGGCTGTAGTCGCCGTACTCGGCGGTGTCGGACACCGAGTACCGCATGTAGGACAGCCCGCCCTCGTAGATGAGGTCCACGATGAGCTTCATCTCGTGGAGGCACTCGAAGTAGGCCACCTCGGGCTGGTAGCCGGCCTCCACCAGGGTCTCGAACCCGGCCTTG is a window from the Armatimonadota bacterium genome containing:
- the leuB gene encoding 3-isopropylmalate dehydrogenase, with the protein product MPAELRVALLPGDGIGPEVIRHAVAVLEAAGRRFGIRMVFSEAAVGGAALDTAGVPLPERTLEICRASDAVLLGAVGGPRWDHLPGPARPEAGLLQLRRALGVYANLRPVRVTPALVEASPLRPEVVAGTDLVIVRELTGGLYFGQPRGRTADGAVDTMRYSAPEVARVARVAMALARARRRKVTSVDKANVLETSRLWREVVSAEAAKAPDVRVEHMLVDTCALQLVRAPAQFDVVVTENMFGDILSDAAGAVAGSLGLLPSASLGDHPPSLYEPVHGSAPDLAGRGVANPVGAILSAALLLRHAAGHAGAARAVEEAVDRVLAAGVRTPDLGGTASTAEVGAAVVEAVGADEEVRR
- a CDS encoding 3-isopropylmalate dehydratase small subunit encodes the protein MALRGRAHVVGDHVDTDIIIPARYLVTTDPAELARYVFEDLDPALRSRIAPGDVLVAGENFGQGSSREHAPLAIKGAGISCIVAASFARIFYRNAFNVGLPVVECREARGRVADGDELEVDLSAGTIRNLTRQETYTGTPVPEFMQRLLAAGGLVGYVRAELARRRA
- a CDS encoding 2-isopropylmalate synthase yields the protein MADRVAIFDTTLRDGEQSPGFSLWPEEKLELARQLARLGVDVIEAGFPVSSPGEFEGVRRIAREVRGPVICALARAHPRDIEAAAEAVRPAERARVHTFIATSPIHMARKLRMSPAQVLEAAREAVTLARRMAPEVEFSAEDATRSEVDFLCRVFEAAIRAGATVINIPDTVGYALPDEYGALVATLRERVPGMDRVTVSVHCHNDLGLATANTLAGLRAGARQVEGTINGIGERAGNAALEEVIMALRTRADLLGLATGVDTTQIYPTSRLLCALTGVDVQPNKAIVGANAFAHEAGIHQHGVLMDRRTYEIMTPASVGLPANRLVLGKHSGRHAFEKVLQDAGIHLGPEELDRAFARFKDVCDRKKTVLPDEVIALVEEQFAAAPRTWDLVRFAVSTGTGRTPQATVAVARGDERVERTATGDGPVNALFEALGDALGLRPALVDYTVRAAAGGADAVGEAVVKVRWDADLVVGRASSTDILEASARAYLAAVNKILHRRAGAPAGETPVARG
- a CDS encoding 3-isopropylmalate dehydratase large subunit, whose amino-acid sequence is MGMTITEKILAAHVGAPSVRPGDLIDCPVDFAFANDITAPLAIQEFQKMGVDRVFDPDRVAFVLDHYVPNKDIASAQQCKVTREFVASHGLPHFFDVGRAGIAHVLLAELGYVVPGDVFIGADSHTCNHGALGAFATGVGSSDLAAALALGRLWLRVPETIRIVFRGRPRRWVTGKDLVLTVIGDIGVDGARYAALEFAGDTLAHLTMDERFSVTNMAVEAGAKNGIMEPDETTLAWVRPRARRPFTVYRSDPDAAYADVREYDAAALDPVVAAPSSPGNVVSVREAAGVRVDQCFIGTCTNGRLEDLRVAARILAGRRVHPSTRLLVIPATPAIYRQALEEGLLQIFLDAGAAVSTSTCGPCIGGHMGVLADGEVCVSTSSRNFVGRMGHRGSRVYLSNAAVAAAAAVAGRLVHPDEVVGETAAV